A part of Archocentrus centrarchus isolate MPI-CPG fArcCen1 unplaced genomic scaffold, fArcCen1 scaffold_107_ctg1, whole genome shotgun sequence genomic DNA contains:
- the LOC115775351 gene encoding sodium channel subunit beta-3-like, with the protein MTLIYGSTALQQDVQVKLREDVTLQCQISTEETISVLKWSRADLNTDGYVYFYRNRRSYENYQHPSFHGRVKLRNPEMKDGDVSLILENVTFNDTGIYECHIAVRKPGSSNRAHTEISHFINLTVTGETHENMLEQQIVERGDGNIHDEEAETRTVLITVVAAVVGFLAFLIFIINLFDLRKIQS; encoded by the exons ATGACTCTGATTTACGGGTCTACAG ctctgcagcaggaTGTGCAGGTGAAGCTCAGAGAGGACGTCACTCTTCAGTGTCAGATCTCCACAGAGGAAACCATCTCAGTGCTgaagtggagcagagctgacctgaACACAGACGGCTACGTCTACTTCTACAGGAACAGGCGCTCCTATGAAAACTACCAGCATCCATCTTTCCACGGCCGAGTGAAGCTGAGGAACCCGGAGATGAAGGACGGAGACGTTTCTCTGATCCTGGAGAACGTCACGTTTAATGACACTGGGATATATGAGTGTCACATAGCAGTGAGGAAACCTGGGAGCAGTAACAGAGCTCACACTGAGATCAGCCACTTCATCAACCTCACAGTCACAG gtgaaacacatgaaaacatgttgGAGCAGCAAATTGTGGAAAGAGGAGATGGAAATATTCATGATGAAGAAGCAGAAACTCGGACTGTTCTGAtcactgttgttgctgctgttgtcgggtttttggcatttttgataTTTATAATAA
- the LOC115775358 gene encoding myelin-oligodendrocyte glycoprotein-like — MDSLIVLLLMIYGSTALQQDVQVKLGEDVTLQCQISTEETISVLKWSRADLNTDGYVYFYRNRRSYENYQHPSFHGRVKLRNPEMKDGDVSLILENVTFNDTGIYECHIAVRNSGRSNRAHTEISHFINLTATGETHETMLEQQIMERGDGNMDDEEAETLFQIIVVAAVVAVVAIVGFVAFLIFLISKKPRSERLTEAAGLTSSEI, encoded by the exons ATGGATTCTCTCATAGTGCTCCTGCTTATGATTTATGGATCTACAG ctctgcagcaggaTGTGCAGGTGAAGCTCGGAGAGGACGTCACTCTTCAGTGTCAGATCTCCACAGAGGAAACCATCTCAGTGCTgaagtggagcagagctgacctgaACACAGACGGCTACGTCTACTTCTACAGGAACAGGCGCTCCTATGAAAACTACCAGCATCCATCTTTCCACGGCCGAGTGAAGCTGAGGAACCCGGAGATGAAGGACGGAGACGTTTCTCTGATCCTGGAGAACGTCACGTTTAATGACACTGGGATATATGAGTGTCACATAGCAGTGAGGAACTCTGGGAGAAGTAACAGAGCTCACACTGAGATCAGCCACTTCATCAACCTCACAGCCACAG gtgAAACACATGAAACCATGTTGGAGCAGCAAATCATGGAAAGAGGAGATGGAAATATGGATGATGAAGAAGCAGAAACTCTGTTTCAGattattgttgttgctgctgttgttgctgttgttgctaTTGTTGGGTTTGTGGCATTTTTGATATTTCTAATAAGTAAGAAGCCAAGGTCAGAGAGGCTTACTGAGGCAGCAGGTCTAACTTCTTCAGAAatatga